The DNA segment catcgtgttcactttgaaaatatggcgacattacttatttggtgagaagtgccatgtatattcggatcacaaaagtctcaaatatttgatgactcaaagagacttgaatctgcgacaaagacgttggctcgagttgttaaaggattatgagcttgtcattgactatcacccgggaaaggctaatgtggttgcggatgctttaagtcgtaaatcactatttgctttacgagcgatgaatgtacacttgtctgttctatccgacaatgcgttagtagcagaattaaaggccaaactattgttgattcatcaaattcgtgaagctcagaaagtcgatgatgaattggtcgcaagacgggctgaatgtgtttcgaatatggaatcagagtttcaaattcatgatgacgattgtttgaggttcagaagttgtttgtgtgttccaagaaattcagaacttatttcgatgattctgaacgaagctcattgtagccgaatgtcaattcacccggggagtacgaaaatgtacaacgatctgagacgtcagttttggtggcatggtatgaaacgagacattttcgaatttgtttcgaagtgtttaatatgtcagcaagtgaaggtggaacatcaagtgcctacgggtttacttcagccgattatgatacctgaatggaaatgggatcgagtcacgatggattttgtatctgggttgccagtatcggcaagtaagaaagatgtgatttgggttgttgttgatagactgactaagtcggctcactttatccccgtacgtacggatttttcattggataaattagctgaattgcATGTTTCTCAGATtataagattacacggggtacctatttctattatgtcggatagagatccgagattcacctcgcgattttggaagaaattgcaagaagctttgggtaccaagttgcattttagcaccgcttttcatccccagaccgatggtcaatccgagcggataattcagatacttgaggatatgttgagatattgcatcctcgagtttagtggttcatgggagtggtatttacctttgattgaattcgcttacaacaatagttttcaatcaagtattaagatggcaccttacgaggctttgtacggtcgtaaatgccgtacaccattgttttggaccgagctcggtgaaagtaaaattttcggagtggatttgattaaagatgctgaacagaaagtaaaaataattcgtgaaagtctgaaggcagcatcagattgtcagaagtcatacgcggatttaaaacgaagagatatggagtatcaggtgggagacaaagtgtttcttaaagtttcaccttggaaaaagatactcagatttggctgtaagggcaaactgagtccgaggttcatagggccgtatgaaatatccgaacgagttggtccagtggcatatagattgattttaccccctgatctcgaaaagattcacaacgtttttcatgtttcgatgcttcggcgttACAGATCCAATActtcgcacgtaataaacccctccgaggttgaaattcaagccgatatgagttatgaagaagaaccgattcgtatcctagctcgtgaagtgaaagagttgagaaacaaacgggttccgttagtaaaggtgttatggctcaaacacgggatcgaagaagctacttgggaaatcgagaactccatgaaagaacgatacccaaacctatttaccggtaagattttcggggacgaaaatttcttaagtgggggagagttgtgacagccctaaattgaccctagtcggaaagcggtttcgggaccgctaaaccgaatcaccgaagtatttgaatatgatatttattgtctaaaatgtgtggatatgaatgtgtgaaagttttaagcttcgatttagtcgattgcatgtgaattcagctaataggacttatgtgtgacacttttaaaatgtgacaggttaatctataaggatcaattaatgcatgttataagaatgatgggtttgcatgtcaaatttccaattataatgagtagtggccagccatggatgggtcattgatgataatatgaattttctattagcattattagtttagaaaataaaatagtgaattaagaatgataaaacatgaggggagtgggaggagaaaccaaagttgtctcacccttactcccccattgccgtgactagagaaagaggaggaagaaaaatctTTAGGGAAGAAAGTCAGCCAAGGTGGGTAGCAAGAGGAAGGTAAGTTCAATgccattcttgaaaaaaaaaaagaaaacttatgcaccatttggatgactagttaaattctacctattttatggtttgaagataggttttgtatgagttaagtttcggctaaggtggatttgtgttgatgtcattagcatgctaagtgtgaagctttgtaatgatacatgtgatggtggattgatgattcttggattttctttttagcatttttgagttagtcattaagttctttgcttaacccatggcaaaatttGAGACGGTGTGGTAGctagagcattcggccatggtagaaaatggaagagatatatggttgttgtttcatgttaaatttagatgaacgatggtagatgagtgtttgaactatacaaataatcatatgtgagcattgggtgctaagggtaaagaatcggctaccttattatgtgccaagaccgaatgtgaatttggttatgtttgagtaatttatgtgcttaaaattgatgtagtataaattatcatgtccttgccgaatatatatttgatcaaagaggagtttgttattgaatattGGTTCGACTACTAAGCTAGGAAATAATTGTTGGAAACATGGTATCTAAGCActtatgtagatatatatatgtggcactttaagtaaaattgttcatttgataaagttggctaatagttcaagtaaggattactctatttgagaatgtacatgaattgagggttgatgtttaagtgaggtaagtataggtatattcggcttgtagttttataaatgtgatatgagtgttttgttttgtaaatgagtagtatgttaagaatggttctaaaatatatatggatgccatgtgattgtgtttgattgggaagcaaatggtttgatttagctcaagagcttagaggatcaaagttggataagggaaaggaaaaagtgatcgaatagccgttgaaatcgctcgacaacatccgaagtaagttttcgagtaatggaacttagtttatgatttgattaagtcatgacatatagcataacaaataaatggagatataatgattcaacttgaattatatattgaggtgactagtttatacttgtgacgggtagccgaatgtgtatggagatcatgttataagcaaatcaaaatcatgctcgttgtatgtggctattgagccgaaaatggtaatgcttgataagtgacttgtgtttgaattctagttatgaaaatgaaatatagatgcgtcatgatttattgatatgtgcatgaatattcggatgataaccgggctaagtcccgaaggcatttgtgctagtgactaattccaggctaagtcccgaaggcatttgtgcgagttactatatccgggctaagtcccgaaggcatttgtgcgagttactatattcgggctaagtcccgaaggcatttgtgcgagttactatatccgggctaggtcccgaaggcatttgtgcgagttactataaccgggctaagtcccgaaggcatttgagcgagtagctatatccggctaaatcccgaaggtacttggtttgggaatgagcgatcttgttgtaaaaatttcaattaatacgctcgtaaaatcccaacgatgaggtatgttttgtatatgcattggaataattgattccttttaaatagtattcgctcaatcgattaacaagcttccggcctttagtcaagttaataccttatgtatgaatataagggttggaaatgtgaagtaggtatgattttgagaatatgtgtatacgaaactattcgtttagtcatatgaatgctatacttcagttgtgcatgatttcattactcaaaacttactaagcattaaatgcttattccgtttctttgattctctgttttatagattttggttcgtcagctatcagactcggaagtgtcaaagtcgaagtcatccacactatcaaagcccttttggtactcttttagttgaactctgaaaatggcatgtataggactgcccttttgttgttagtcaagtaccttcggtaatgtatatatttggatagccatgcgaaaatggcttatatatattttgagcatagcattataatcattttgtatgttgttcattgagtggtatggaaatgttggtaacgattagccattggaatggttaatcacgatcattttggtgctatgtatgacaaaactctagttgatccatggaaaatcatgaaataggtatagtctaccttaaaaaacagatgctgacagcagcagtgatgtgaatttgaaaaatcactaaaaatagtaggaatgaaattaaatagcgaataaattatgtaatcgaaccttgatgagtttattttcatatggaagaaacgaaacgatcacatgagccgtattttaagggatgtttaagttttcgtgaaacagggtcagagcaatttctggatcccctattctgactttgtaaattcactataaattaaccagagataattagaagtcattccctatatgtacagattccatttcgagtctagtttctttagaaacaaacggcataagtattgaagccctgtacaggaagatatgtaagtcgtaatacatgaaggtcagagttgtcgaaccctgtaacaggggagactttaactaataaactgtactaattggattgaccaaaaattctagaaaaaaatttgtagatggaaatatgagtctagtttcaggaaaaatttacggaactggttttcgagttttggaactttagatatgatttttaaggtgacagtgacgcagttagccagcttgtctggaaattttaaaatggactgtgcaaataagtgaattaagtccgttaacacctcgtgtccgactccggcaacggtctcaggtacggggtgttacagttattggttggatttgatgttgcttgaagtatcatttagatttactGTTATTAGTTGGATTTGATGTTGCAGGAAGGATTGTATatgaatgaaattaatgtattaaaaatctgctaaaattagtggcgtttttgccaAAAACACCGCAAAAAGAACACGCATTTAGCGGTGTTTTAAAGAAAAGCACTGCTAAAGGTCaggttctttagcggcgttttctttaAAGCGCCTctaaaagtcatgttctttagcggcatttttttcaTGAACACCGCGAAATGTTAGCAGCGTTATTTTTAGAGgcgtttttttgcggcgcttttagtTTTAGCGGTGCTTATAAATGTCACTAAAGGCAAAAAAGAACGCTGCTAAAAACCTATTTTACTGTAGTGAATAGGAAATTCCATTAGGTTAattttggttaattaatttaattagtttaattaatattttaatttggattaacactactaatttgtTACTcgattagattaataattattttttataattaatttaataataatttctccaatctgcaatcccatgagtacgatcctcgaaatacttacTAGTGTTCCGTTGTAACACAGTACTGTATTACAATTTGACATATACACTTGTGGATACCGttgattcaattatatatatttttggtatgATATTTATACTATAAATGGTAACACGTTTATAGGCAGTCAAGTTATTAGCGCCATGGTCAAGGGTTGCGACGGTAAAAATTTTATTAGATTgattatagtaataataatagtaatcgAAAGATGAACGAACTAAATAGTGTTCtaaatttttttgtatataattaaatatttctattttgaatttttgtagttaattaaatatttttatttaccttGTCAATTATTAGATTTAATCATGAACATTGATTTTTATAGGTTAGTATATGAACAATCCAAATCGAGTTGGTTGTATAGAGCTTCAACAAGCTAATGGAGTTATGATTACAAAGATAAGCAACCCAAGTATTCAAACGAACTTCCACCTAAGACGAGCAAGTATACATACGAGAGGGATGGAAATTCGATGAACCTATGGGATGAAGACGAAGTATACGAGGAAGGAGTATATGATCAATGAAAGATAATAGAGAACCAAAGATCAATTATGCAAGAACTACTTCAACGAAGAAACGAAACAATAGAAGAGATGCATGAGCGACCTTTAGGGACATCCTAATACCTCACCGAAATTCCTGGTGATTCGTATCACTATATGTTTGAACAAGAAATCCATGAGAGAGAATTCCAGGTTAAATCAAGGAGAATCCGACAACAGTTGGATCAATTAAAGGGATTTTTTCTGGAAAAAATCCCAAATAAGTACTCCATTGAAAGATACCAATTCGACAACAGGATAATGTGAGCTTAAAGTTTATCTGGCCTAATGCGTTCCACAAGGTGATCTATAAGGGAAAGGGAAAACAAATgaggtaagcatattgaatgtttagtaagttcataggcattaaaCAAAAGCTTACCTTAGCTTACAACTAAACGCAACAAGTTATTTAGCTTGGCAAGTTTGCCTATACATGGCAATTCACATAACAATAAGGTGAGTTTAACTTATAACCATATCATAtagtaattcaaacatataacatttcaattcacttataatcaACATTTCAATACCATTCTCATAATCAATCCAACATTTAGCCATTTGCATATCAAGCTTataccatttcatttcaatttatcactTTTCATTAATCATTTAGCCCGATGAACTCTAGTGAACAGATTCAAATGCATAGGTAACTACACCACATCAAATTGCTCAATTGAatagtaactacaccacaccaaggcaCCCAAGTGCAAAGCCCGTAGgaaattattcataaaatcatataacaatacatccctccaccacaccagGGTATCCGTAGAGACATATAATACTCAGTgatccgcaacaaatgctagattACGATATAATATGTAATGATCTCCGTACAAGCAATTTTCCCGTACAAGTGTATatataaccctattggcatgctaaTCATATCCTAtcctttctttataatttagtccatatcTCACATTTTGTACCAAATCACAAACAATTCAAATTACAACCAAACATACACCTATTCATAATTTGAacaaataacaatttaaatacaatcatacgatatgaacttacctggttaaAACAATAAATAACCAGATCTTCAAGGACTAAtcaataattttatctttttcttgaTTATCCCCTGTTTGGTTCAATTCCcaatctatacaattattcaatttgatttatCAACATCAAACACTTTTATATCATCCCATAATATGCATGAAttggtttaattttatttttgaaatgcctctaaaattttgcattttattcaatttagtccctaaaatctaaattgctataactttcaaatttgtacttcaatttcaaaattgatctcaattaaatccttttaggACCCCCTACTATcaataattacactttagtccctatgttaaAAAAACTAGCAATAAAACTTAACAATCTaatcctttttcacttctaatcataaaatctaacaatttaataTGAATTTCTTTAAGAAaccatcaatgaaaacttttagaaactttaacagttttgtaaattgatatatgggctagctaaatcaagcttttatgacctcaaaaacataaaaattataagatgaATGAAAAtgctttgtttttctttaattatttatgcTTAAATTGAACTcaattaattaagattaatttaTTAACCATTAACTAATTAAACCTTAAGCATGATTAGCCAAATTTAAAGGATTTTATCATCCACCACCACTGTTTGACCTTTTATAAGTGGTCCAATTGCTCAATTGGTTCTTTGATCAATTAAAAATCTACAgtgataaatttttataatttagtccttataccttaattaattatcaatttaacaaaattattagaccaaactttaataaaatttaacactagccttgtaaatattaaatattaatatttatggactcaaaCTATGAAAATGGGGTTTCAAAATCGCCGTTTTGACACCGTTAAAATTGGGCTATTATAAGGGGATGTATCTGATGGGACTTATTTTGTCATTCCTTTTGAATCGTGGCACATGATTGttatgtttaggtatgatttgGTGGCCTAAAGGGCATGCTCACACTAAGAGGAGTGTTCACACTAGAAAAGTGGGTGGCCTATTCACAAAGATGGATGGACAAGGCCTTTCTGAATGGAGCATGTAGACCAGTCACAAGGGTGAATGACTTATCTTAGGAAGTAGCTGATTAGAAACCTTCTGAAGAGATCGAGGTTGAATGAAGGTAGGCCATTTGGGATGTGGGTCATCCGATGATTACTAGGTAATGGAGAATGGCAGGTTCTTTTGGACGCTTCTCGGTGGCTCACTATGTTGCCATGTGTCCAAAGTCAGAAGGAGAATAACACACTTCTAATTCACATTATTTACATCAATCATGCGTTGATGAATGATGTTGAAAAAGTTAGGCAAATTTAAATTATGTGCAATCAACACTAGCAACTTACTTTCAAGCATATTAATAGAGACCTCAACAATATTGTTGATTTGATGGCTAAACTTGGATGAGACAATTTAAATGGATTGTGTGTTCAGGACAACCCTTCAAGTGTTGTAGCTACTTGCCTAGAGTATGAGAGGAATTGTTATATTAACGATTCTATTGTAAATGACTTTGATCATATTTAGGTTCTTAAGAACCCCCCTTTTTTtaccaaaagaaacaaaaatttgtATAGGCAAAGAAAATGTCAGTGCAACATCACTTATATGTGTTGGTCGTCGGACCAAATAAAAGGTGTTATAGTACTActtttgataataataaaaaagggggTTAATAACCAAATTTGCTTTTTTGGGTAGTATGCTATTATGCTTTTAAAATACAGGCAAATTTGTTACTTTaatttatgcaaataaaatttacaataaaacTTTGATATTAATAGAATTTTGctattttgactttgaatttctaaaatcaatttttagagtgtttaaatgtttttaaaacaaaattgaaacaaaaaattctctcaaatataaaaacttattaagaaagaattaaaatttttaataaattaagaaatttaaaaaagtttgctttttaatgaaataaaaccattttaataattaattattttaattactaaaataaaattataaaaacattatttttattaatttttgtttcaaattattcaaaaagtTTAAGTCGAAAATTCAATAAATAACCCAAtaataaattttagggtaaattataaaaatagtcatgtataataattaattactaaaatgACTTTGGATTTTGCCACGTAGGACTACTGTGAGGGAGGTAATAGGGTTTAACGGTAGAGTGAAtatttcgtaacaaaacgataacgtaagtgactaaaatgtaaaatttcaaacataaatgactaaaatgtaatctgaatcaaacaaaaatgactatttttatagataAACTATTTCTTCTTTTAACATTTGCCAAGAAAACAAAGCTTTAAAAGtggtataattttaaatttagtctttcgaatatgctcaaaatttaaatttatatctaTAAACTAAATATGAAAGAACGGCTTTAAGGCATTTCAACAGGAGACATGTCCTGCTTTTTTACATTATAAAATAATGATTCAATTGTAATTACgatcactttaatttttttaaatttatataataatagttaaattttaattttgataactAAATTATGCttaaaattgagatttaatttttatatttaacttttaacataatttaataccTGGAGGGCCCATGTTCTGCTGTTCTCTTTTCATTATAAGATGATGGTCCAATTTAAATTTTGATGTGTTTACTTTTTATTACAAAACTGTggtcaaattttagttttaatccttATACTACCCTTAAATTTAagactttatttttatatttaatttttgacataatttaatttttttcaagaattatGTATATGATTTACATATTAATTGTATacagataaatatattttattactttatttattattttatttttaaattatattatagaaaTGATTTATCCACACTTTGAATAatgtatcatattttaattctatcatataataattttaatttcaaattatctcatattttactaatttatctTAACGTAAttccaaatttattttcatagaagatataaaataatatttcaattgACAAAATTTTGAAAGCTATTTTAATTGACAATTATTctctataattaaaatattattttgaattaattatttaaatctcCATTATTGTGGGGGCATACAATCTAGTTAGGAATTTTACCATTAACTAGTATCAATTTAGGAATGCAGTATGGTAACTCTTTAAAAACTAATTTGagttcaaaaaattaatttcctTACATACCCAAATATTATcgggtaaaaaaaaaagaaatgaaaatctAAAACCCCGATTTTCATCTAGCCGAAGTGCTAAACCCTAGCGAGCCATCGCCTGaactcaaaaacaaaaaacagCGCCAAGTTTTCAATGGCTCATCGACGGTGCCTCCACTCAGCTCTCCTCCACGGCACGGCTCTCATTTCTTTGAAGAAGTCTCCGCCACTCTCCATCGTCAATGCCTTAACCCCGAAACCAAATCCGGTGATAACGACTTCCAATTTGGAACCCTCGTGGTTTACCCCCTGGTCCTACGTTCGTCACTTCTCATCCAGAAAAAGCGACGACAGCGAGAACGAAGCCGAGATGGAAGATAGCAGCGATGTAGAAGAGGAGAGCGACGAGATGGCGTCGGATATGGTTAGAGACTACTCACCTGGGGAGAAGGAAGCTGAGGCCGCCGCTATTGGATACAAAGTGGTGGGGCCGCTCCAGCGGTCCGACCGGGTATTCAAAGACTATGAGCCAGTTTTCGCAGTGGTTCAGGTATTCAATTTTTGGTTTTGGTTTCATTTTCAACAACCGAAAATTTGGAACATTATTAATGatcgtttttttttttgaaaaaaaaaaagattggatCACATCAGTTTAAGGTGAGCAACGGGGATTCAATTTTCACGGAGAGGTTGAAATTCTGCGAAGTTAATGACAAGGTAATTTGCAGTTTTTTTGTTCTGCTTATTGTAAGTTTATAGCGGCTCTATTTTCATGCCAACTTTTAATTGTCTGTTGATGCATTTTTTGGGGAGGATTTTAGTGGCTTGATGATGACATTACGTCAATGAATATTATATTGTTGTTTAATAAGATAATGCATTGAAGAGTCTCATCTAATTGAATTACAACTTTACAAGGAAGTATTTTATCAAAGGTAATCAGTGTTTTTTCTTGGATGAATTCCTTTGTTATATTTGTTTGCTAAGAAAGATTACTGAATTTTTGAGTTTTGACTCATTTATGTAGTTTCTTGCATTAAAAGGAATCATCAACTTTTAAACAACAACGGGTCAGTGTTGCAggctatttgtttatttttaaataaggAAGTTGCTTGCAATTTTAATAAGACCTGTGTCGTGTTAATAATATTTGCCTGGTACAATTTTGGAAGAAGACGTATCCAAAAAATCTTAGAGGGTTAGAGAGAAATCTCAAATAGTCTGATATTTAGAGAAATGAATCAATGACAGGTGCAGTTTTGTAAATGCTCTTTATCATCATGTTTATGTTAAATCTAAGAGAGCGGTTTAGATGTACTTTTTGCTTAATGGTACAGAACGAGAGCTTGTCGAGAAGTTATCATGTTTGTGAAATATTTGATTAGCTTTAGTACAAAAAGGCTTGTGTTTTTCAATTAACTATTGGCAGTTTTCTTTTCCTCTGTACTTCTCAATTCAGCAATCAAATTTGCTGAGAGTTCTGCTAGccttggatgatttgattctttATCATATGTTTTGTGAAAATACTACGTGCACTTGTCCATGTTTGTTGCTCTTTTTCCCCTCCTATTTAATTGAATCCTCATGCTTCAATGGCTGTACATTGCAGTTGATATTGAACAAGGTTCTCTTACTGGGATCACCTACACAAACAATTATCGGTAGGCCTATACTCCCAGATGCAGCTGTTCATGCCGTTGTCGAGGAGCATGTTAGCTTCACTCTGATCTTTCTCTCTCTTAATTGCATATTGCATTTTCAGTGACATCCCATTACCTAAATTGCAAAAAGCAACTTACCCTTGTATCCCGAGAAAAATATCTTCCTTTTTTATAGGCAACAGGGGTAGACAAGTGAAGAAATTGAACTACATTTTCCTCAGCTTCATTCTGCTACCTGGATCATTTATAAACAATGAGCATTAAATGAAGACATGCTACAAACAATAACTGCAGGAGCATGCATTTGTTATTTTAATCATTGACTCTTTATATTGTTCACCTAAATTTAtacgtatttttaatttttttctgttAGGCATTAGATGCTAAGGtgattatttttaagaaaaagagacgaaagaattaccgTCGAACCAAAGGACATCGACAGGTTTGTCAATGACCATTACCTAAACCATTATAGTTTGTTTGTCCTGATCTCATAACATTTCTCGATTGTTGTTGTTGTGTTTCAGGAACTGACTAAGTTGAGAATAACGTATATACAAGGAATTGAAAAACCAGAAATCAAAACTGATGGGAAGCCACTAAAGGCAGCTGATAAGAAGCCAGAGAAGATTGCTGCTATAGCTTAAGAGAGATTTTCTCCCCATGGCTTTGTTTTGCAAAATAATGGCTGCTTGTGTTGAGTCTCGAGGTAATGCGATCTTTATACTAGTGATGATTGTACTCCCAATTCTTCATTTGATCGATGTACATTTTTTGGATGTCCTGTGAAGCATTGGATTTCTTCACCTTTGCTTTTCTGCACCAAGTGAGAAAAGAAATATGCCCCATGCTAAAATTTTCTGCTATTgtatttcttcttcctttctttgtAGTAAGTAGCCTAGTAAGTTCGCTAACTTTTAGTTgacagaattttttttttctgaacaaTGATTAATTATTTCctacaattttttcttttaaaaaaattctttgaatCTCTTGGATTTACTTGAAACGTATGTTACCTGAAATTTGGTGCGTCGGACATGTCCAACAGGGGTATGTACATTATGTTTTAAAGATTCCCAAGTATTTGGAGGGTCCTTGGAAGATTATATCACCATGCCTATGTTGGGACATTCATTGGTCACAAATGTTAAGACACGGGTGCCTCAAGAAAATGAACAATTGGAGTAATATAGCTTGAAATTGGGGTTGTTGAGTTAGATT comes from the Gossypium hirsutum isolate 1008001.06 chromosome A06, Gossypium_hirsutum_v2.1, whole genome shotgun sequence genome and includes:
- the LOC107895347 gene encoding 50S ribosomal protein L21, mitochondrial, with amino-acid sequence MAHRRCLHSALLHGTALISLKKSPPLSIVNALTPKPNPVITTSNLEPSWFTPWSYVRHFSSRKSDDSENEAEMEDSSDVEEESDEMASDMVRDYSPGEKEAEAAAIGYKVVGPLQRSDRVFKDYEPVFAVVQIGSHQFKVSNGDSIFTERLKFCEVNDKLILNKVLLLGSPTQTIIGRPILPDAAVHAVVEEHALDAKVIIFKKKRRKNYRRTKGHRQELTKLRITYIQGIEKPEIKTDGKPLKAADKKPEKIAAIA